Sequence from the Flavobacteriales bacterium genome:
AGCAAATCTCTCGTATTTTGGACAGTTACTCCAATCCGTTAAGCAGACAGACGTTATTATTTTACCAGAATTATTTTCAACAGCCTTTTCCTTGAGTGCTAAAGCCGAATCTATGGACGGTGAAAGTGTACAATGGATGCTGAACTTATCCAAAGAAAAGAATGCCCTTATTTTAGGATCTTTACTCATCGAAGACAATGGCTACAAATACAACCGATTAATTTGCGCCTTTCCAGATGGAAGTGTTCAGCACTATGATAAAAGACATTTGTTTACTCTAATGAAGGAGGAATCATTTATCCATAAAGGCGATAGGCGTTTAACCGTTGAATACAAGGGGTGGCGAATATGCCCGTTAATATGTTACGATTTACGTTTCCCAGTGTACAGTAGAAATACAGACGCTTACGATATATTAGTCTATGTTGCTAATTGGCCTGTCACGAGAATTCAACATTGGAATCAGCTTTTAATCGCAAGGGCCATAGAAAATCAATCTTATGTTGTTGGTGTGAATAGAGTAGGCGAAGATGTCAATGGAATAAAATACAACGGCCAAAGTGCAGTAATTGACGCCAGCGGACACATTATATATATAGGGGGTGAAAAAGAAGCCCTTAAAACAGTAGTGGTCAGCAAAGACAGCTTACAGTCTGCGCGAAATAAATTTCCTTTTTTGCAAGACGCCGATAAGTTTACTATTCATTAGTATTCCATTCAACAATTACATCCCAGTCGGATCGAATAGTAATTTCTTTAGCATAGTACTCGACGGTTTCAGCCTGTTGTTTTTGCAATAAATTACCAGAATCCCATTCGCCATTATTATTATCGTCAAGTATAATCCGTAAAG
This genomic interval carries:
- a CDS encoding amidohydrolase, yielding MTELSLTLVQSHLIWEQPKANLSYFGQLLQSVKQTDVIILPELFSTAFSLSAKAESMDGESVQWMLNLSKEKNALILGSLLIEDNGYKYNRLICAFPDGSVQHYDKRHLFTLMKEESFIHKGDRRLTVEYKGWRICPLICYDLRFPVYSRNTDAYDILVYVANWPVTRIQHWNQLLIARAIENQSYVVGVNRVGEDVNGIKYNGQSAVIDASGHIIYIGGEKEALKTVVVSKDSLQSARNKFPFLQDADKFTIH